From the Leptidea sinapis chromosome 42, ilLepSina1.1, whole genome shotgun sequence genome, one window contains:
- the LOC126976878 gene encoding uncharacterized protein LOC126976878 isoform X1, with protein sequence MSIIVLHFVINYLMTTVHCAPKIDDLLLDLFEYENKNYNEIEEPILKDNKNIAIDKDAIQHFEIKTLKNHSSTVNTTTKQTSKILSILRKKVLRTDSKNDTQSPCSSSYEFDATNCKYINDRLLCGYERNKGNASKSVQDLGNGCRYVNDRIECGYLVGPFQPTNETDIVSRTREIRIENIHIVTNESADIELLNIVVNVTDNPLNITSEMDFSHNSTSDSPNIYVSTIFTNDTSDTEKRSTVTNNTTEIDITGKAINDTSNMEFRKVETYDTADIEIRTISSDKDIANRIITVFPTRKALENITQQSTFKNDVKLTNIPTSSAQQSPIKSLNIVKPKNSRNRRRFNNSVNSTTKKYQRYCVEKYDWIFCYDTVDT encoded by the exons atgtcaataattgttttg cattttgttataaattatttgatgacAACTGTACACTGCGCTCCCAAGATAGATGACTTACTGCTCGATCTATTTGAGTATGAAAACAAAAACTACAATGAAATTGAGGAGCCAATATTGAaagacaataaaaatattgcaatagaTAAAGACGCAATACAACATTTTGAAATCAAAACTTTGAAAAATCATTCATCCACGGTTAATACTACTACAAAACAGACAtctaaaattttatcaatactGAGAAAAAAGGTTCTTCGCACAGATTCAAAAAATGATACTCAATCGCCTTGTTCTTCATCGTATGAGTTTGATGCAACTAATTGTAAATACATTAATGATAGACTTCTATGCGGCTATGAGAGAAATAAAGGTAATGCTAGTAAATCAGTACAAGACTTAGGTAATGGATGTCGCTATGTCAATGACAGAATAGAGTGTGGTTATTTGGTAGGTCCGTTTCAGCCGACCAATGAAACCGATATAGTTTCACGAACACGAGAAATAAGAATTGAAAATATCCATATTGTCACTAATGAATCTGCAGATATTGAACTTCTAAACATTGTAGTGAATGTAACAGATAATCCTCTAAATATTACATCTGAAATGGACTTCTCACATAATTCTACAAGTGATTCTCCAAACATATATGTATCAACCATCTTTACTAATGATACATCTGATACTGAGAAAAGAAGCACTGTTACAAATAATACTACTGAAATTGATATTACAGGCAAAGCTATAAATGATACTTCTAATATGGAATTTAGAAAGGTTGAAACATATGACACCGCTGATATAGAAATTAGAACCATTAGTTCTGATAAAGATATTGCAAATAGAATTATCACGGTCTTTCCGACACGTAAGGCACTTGAAAATATAACACAACAGAGTACCTTTAAAAACGATGTTAAGTTGACCAATATTCCCACGAGCTCGGCTCAGCAGTCGCCAATCaaatctttaaatattgtaaaaccaaaaaattccCGGAACAGGAGACGATTTAATAATAGTGTTAACAGTACCACTAAGAAGTATCAAAGATATTGTGTGGAAAAATATGACTGGATATTCTGTTATGATACTGTTGACACCTga
- the LOC126976878 gene encoding uncharacterized protein LOC126976878 isoform X2, which translates to MTTVHCAPKIDDLLLDLFEYENKNYNEIEEPILKDNKNIAIDKDAIQHFEIKTLKNHSSTVNTTTKQTSKILSILRKKVLRTDSKNDTQSPCSSSYEFDATNCKYINDRLLCGYERNKGNASKSVQDLGNGCRYVNDRIECGYLVGPFQPTNETDIVSRTREIRIENIHIVTNESADIELLNIVVNVTDNPLNITSEMDFSHNSTSDSPNIYVSTIFTNDTSDTEKRSTVTNNTTEIDITGKAINDTSNMEFRKVETYDTADIEIRTISSDKDIANRIITVFPTRKALENITQQSTFKNDVKLTNIPTSSAQQSPIKSLNIVKPKNSRNRRRFNNSVNSTTKKYQRYCVEKYDWIFCYDTVDT; encoded by the coding sequence atgacAACTGTACACTGCGCTCCCAAGATAGATGACTTACTGCTCGATCTATTTGAGTATGAAAACAAAAACTACAATGAAATTGAGGAGCCAATATTGAaagacaataaaaatattgcaatagaTAAAGACGCAATACAACATTTTGAAATCAAAACTTTGAAAAATCATTCATCCACGGTTAATACTACTACAAAACAGACAtctaaaattttatcaatactGAGAAAAAAGGTTCTTCGCACAGATTCAAAAAATGATACTCAATCGCCTTGTTCTTCATCGTATGAGTTTGATGCAACTAATTGTAAATACATTAATGATAGACTTCTATGCGGCTATGAGAGAAATAAAGGTAATGCTAGTAAATCAGTACAAGACTTAGGTAATGGATGTCGCTATGTCAATGACAGAATAGAGTGTGGTTATTTGGTAGGTCCGTTTCAGCCGACCAATGAAACCGATATAGTTTCACGAACACGAGAAATAAGAATTGAAAATATCCATATTGTCACTAATGAATCTGCAGATATTGAACTTCTAAACATTGTAGTGAATGTAACAGATAATCCTCTAAATATTACATCTGAAATGGACTTCTCACATAATTCTACAAGTGATTCTCCAAACATATATGTATCAACCATCTTTACTAATGATACATCTGATACTGAGAAAAGAAGCACTGTTACAAATAATACTACTGAAATTGATATTACAGGCAAAGCTATAAATGATACTTCTAATATGGAATTTAGAAAGGTTGAAACATATGACACCGCTGATATAGAAATTAGAACCATTAGTTCTGATAAAGATATTGCAAATAGAATTATCACGGTCTTTCCGACACGTAAGGCACTTGAAAATATAACACAACAGAGTACCTTTAAAAACGATGTTAAGTTGACCAATATTCCCACGAGCTCGGCTCAGCAGTCGCCAATCaaatctttaaatattgtaaaaccaaaaaattccCGGAACAGGAGACGATTTAATAATAGTGTTAACAGTACCACTAAGAAGTATCAAAGATATTGTGTGGAAAAATATGACTGGATATTCTGTTATGATACTGTTGACACCTga